The Enterococcus rotai genome includes a window with the following:
- a CDS encoding GlsB/YeaQ/YmgE family stress response membrane protein, translating to MHWLWVLIVGGVIGAIAGAITSKGKSMGWIFNIIAGLVGSSIGQSLLGSWGPQVAGMALFPSIIGAVILVAVVSFFVGKK from the coding sequence ATGCATTGGTTATGGGTTTTAATCGTAGGTGGTGTTATCGGTGCAATTGCCGGGGCAATCACGAGTAAAGGTAAATCGATGGGCTGGATTTTCAATATTATTGCGGGTCTTGTCGGTTCATCAATCGGTCAATCACTTCTAGGAAGTTGGGGACCACAAGTTGCCGGTATGGCATTATTTCCATCAATTATCGGTGCTGTAATTTTAGTTGCAGTCGTTTCCTTTTTTGTAGGTAAAAAGTAA
- the rplL gene encoding 50S ribosomal protein L7/L12 → MALNIENIVAELEGATILELNDLVKAIEEKFDVSAAAPVAAAGPAAAAGEEQTEFTVELTAAGDQKVKVIKAVREATGLGLKEAKAVVDGAPAPVKEGVSKDEAEALKAALEEVGASVTVK, encoded by the coding sequence ATGGCATTGAACATTGAAAACATTGTTGCAGAATTAGAAGGCGCAACTATTTTAGAATTAAACGACTTAGTAAAAGCTATTGAAGAAAAATTTGACGTATCTGCAGCAGCTCCTGTAGCAGCAGCAGGCCCTGCAGCAGCAGCTGGCGAAGAACAAACTGAATTCACTGTAGAATTAACTGCAGCTGGAGATCAAAAAGTTAAAGTTATCAAAGCAGTTCGTGAAGCAACTGGTCTTGGCTTGAAAGAAGCTAAAGCTGTAGTTGATGGCGCTCCTGCACCAGTTAAAGAAGGCGTTTCTAAAGATGAAGCAGAAGCTTTAAAAGCTGCTTTAGAAGAAGTTGGCGCTTCAGTAACAGTAAAATAA
- the rplJ gene encoding 50S ribosomal protein L10, with protein sequence MSEAAIAKKETLVEEATAKFQAAASVVIVDYRGLTVEEVTNLRKQLRDANVEMKVIKNSILSRAAKKAGLEGMDEVFTGPTAVAFSNDDVVAPAKIIDEFASTAKALEIKGGVIEGKVSSVEEMTSLAKLPSRDGLLSMLLSVLQAPVRQVAYAVKAVAEKEEEVA encoded by the coding sequence ATGAGTGAAGCAGCAATCGCTAAAAAAGAAACCCTAGTCGAAGAAGCAACAGCTAAGTTCCAAGCAGCAGCTTCTGTAGTCATCGTTGACTACCGTGGTTTAACTGTAGAAGAAGTGACTAACTTACGTAAACAATTGCGTGATGCAAATGTTGAAATGAAAGTTATCAAAAACTCTATTCTTTCACGTGCAGCTAAAAAAGCTGGATTAGAAGGGATGGACGAAGTATTTACAGGCCCTACAGCAGTCGCTTTCAGTAACGACGATGTAGTAGCACCTGCTAAAATCATCGACGAATTTGCAAGTACTGCCAAAGCATTGGAAATCAAAGGTGGCGTTATTGAAGGTAAAGTATCTTCAGTAGAAGAAATGACATCTTTAGCAAAACTTCCAAGTCGCGATGGACTACTTTCTATGCTATTATCTGTATTACAAGCGCCAGTCAGACAAGTGGCTTACGCTGTCAAAGCAGTGGCAGAAAAAGAAGAAGAAGTTGCATAA
- the rplA gene encoding 50S ribosomal protein L1 encodes MAKKSKKMQDALKKVEATKVYPVAEAIALAKETNIAKFDATVEVAYRLNVDPKKADQQIRGAVVLPNGTGKTQSVLVFAKGEKAKEAEAAGADYVGDADMVQKIQGGWFGFDVVVATPDMMAEVGKLGRVLGPKGLMPNPKTGTVTMDVTKAVNEVKAGKVTYRVDKAGNIHVPIGKVSFDNEKLLENFNTINDVLLKAKPSAAKGQYIKNISVTTTFGPGIHVDQASF; translated from the coding sequence ATGGCTAAAAAAAGCAAAAAAATGCAAGATGCATTAAAAAAAGTTGAAGCAACAAAAGTTTACCCTGTAGCAGAAGCAATCGCTTTGGCTAAAGAGACAAATATTGCAAAATTCGACGCAACTGTTGAAGTTGCTTACCGTTTAAATGTAGACCCTAAAAAAGCAGACCAACAAATCCGTGGTGCAGTAGTATTACCTAACGGAACTGGTAAAACACAAAGCGTTTTAGTTTTCGCTAAAGGCGAAAAAGCGAAAGAAGCAGAAGCTGCTGGCGCTGATTACGTAGGCGATGCAGACATGGTTCAAAAAATCCAAGGCGGCTGGTTTGGCTTTGACGTAGTTGTAGCAACTCCAGACATGATGGCTGAAGTTGGTAAATTAGGTCGTGTCTTAGGTCCTAAAGGTCTTATGCCTAACCCTAAAACTGGTACTGTAACAATGGACGTAACAAAAGCTGTTAACGAAGTAAAAGCTGGTAAAGTAACGTACCGTGTTGACAAAGCTGGAAACATCCACGTACCAATCGGTAAAGTTTCATTTGATAATGAAAAATTACTAGAAAACTTCAATACAATCAACGATGTATTGTTGAAAGCTAAACCATCAGCAGCAAAAGGTCAATATATTAAAAATATTTCAGTAACAACAACATTTGGACCTGGAATCCACGTTGACCAAGCTTCTTTCTAA
- the rplK gene encoding 50S ribosomal protein L11, producing the protein MAKKVEKLVKLQIPAGKATPAPPVGPALGQAGINIMGFTKEFNARTADQAGLIIPVVISVYEDRSFTFITKTPPAAVLLKKAAKIEKGSGEPNKTKVANVTKDQVKEIAELKMADLNAADVEAAMRMVEGTARSMGITVG; encoded by the coding sequence GTGGCAAAAAAAGTAGAAAAATTAGTTAAATTGCAAATTCCTGCAGGTAAAGCAACACCAGCTCCACCAGTAGGTCCAGCATTAGGTCAAGCGGGTATCAACATTATGGGATTCACTAAAGAATTCAACGCTCGTACAGCTGATCAAGCTGGTTTGATCATTCCAGTAGTAATCTCTGTATATGAAGATCGTTCATTTACATTCATTACTAAAACACCACCAGCCGCAGTATTATTGAAAAAAGCTGCAAAAATCGAAAAAGGTTCTGGTGAGCCAAACAAAACTAAAGTAGCGAATGTTACGAAAGATCAAGTAAAAGAAATCGCTGAACTTAAAATGGCAGACCTAAACGCAGCAGACGTTGAAGCGGCTATGCGCATGGTTGAAGGAACTGCAAGAAGCATGGGAATCACTGTAGGATAA
- the sdaAB gene encoding L-serine ammonia-lyase, iron-sulfur-dependent subunit beta translates to MENLRYRSVFDIIGPVMIGPSSSHTAGAARIGKIVRSIFGEQPETVDIYLYESFAKTYRGHGTDIALVGGLLDMEPDDERLADSLKIAHERDMEVLFVPLKEKAEHPNSVKLLVSKGDRKLSVTGISIGGGNIQISELNGFKISLTMGTPTFIIVHQDVPGMIAKVTNLLSDTDINIGTMTVTRESKGEKAIMIIEIDHADIGDITMKLVQIPHIYSVNYFD, encoded by the coding sequence ATGGAAAATTTACGTTATAGAAGTGTTTTTGACATTATCGGTCCCGTTATGATTGGACCAAGTAGTTCTCATACTGCTGGTGCTGCCCGAATTGGTAAGATTGTCCGTAGTATTTTTGGCGAACAACCAGAAACAGTAGATATTTATTTATATGAATCTTTTGCAAAAACCTATCGAGGTCACGGTACAGACATCGCCTTAGTTGGTGGTCTTCTCGATATGGAGCCTGATGATGAGCGCCTTGCTGATTCTTTAAAAATCGCCCATGAACGGGATATGGAAGTCCTATTTGTGCCTCTTAAAGAAAAGGCTGAGCATCCAAATTCAGTCAAATTGCTGGTTTCTAAAGGAGATCGAAAACTTTCTGTCACTGGTATTTCGATTGGCGGCGGAAATATTCAAATTTCGGAGTTAAACGGTTTTAAGATTTCACTGACGATGGGAACCCCAACCTTTATTATCGTACACCAAGATGTCCCAGGAATGATCGCCAAAGTCACTAATCTGCTCTCTGATACAGATATCAATATTGGTACTATGACTGTGACCCGTGAATCAAAAGGGGAAAAAGCTATCATGATCATCGAGATCGACCATGCGGATATTGGTGATATCACGATGAAGTTAGTACAGATTCCTCATATTTATAGTGTAAATTATTTTGATTAA